A genomic segment from Methanolobus zinderi encodes:
- a CDS encoding MBL fold metallo-hydrolase, with the protein MKMRFLGTGVGIPQVGRVQSGLIMETDGKPVLFDCGCGVLGRIVEAGYNHTDIDNIVLTHLHLDHVGDVLALLKANWLVGKTDMRIFGPKGTQEWFGKVMETYDYLKDRFEVEITELTGGERFTPHGTDFSITCTPTVHSTPSLAYRVECENKAVIYTGDTEPSEPVFRFAGGADVMIHECSFPLGFEMTMHTTPDMFTDVLSRVTLDVSKLYFIHLYPHMQGHEQEAVDHVKQHFDGEVIIASDLMEVEV; encoded by the coding sequence ATGAAGATGAGATTTCTTGGAACTGGTGTCGGGATACCCCAGGTCGGACGGGTGCAGTCCGGGCTTATCATGGAGACGGATGGAAAACCGGTGCTGTTCGATTGCGGCTGCGGTGTTCTCGGGCGGATAGTGGAAGCGGGTTATAATCATACGGATATCGATAATATCGTGCTGACACACCTCCATCTTGACCATGTGGGGGATGTGCTGGCACTGCTCAAGGCCAACTGGCTCGTGGGTAAGACAGATATGCGTATCTTCGGTCCGAAGGGAACACAGGAATGGTTTGGTAAGGTCATGGAGACATACGACTACCTCAAGGACAGATTCGAGGTCGAGATCACCGAACTCACCGGAGGCGAGAGATTCACACCCCATGGCACCGATTTCAGTATCACATGCACACCCACGGTTCACAGTACTCCATCACTGGCATATCGCGTGGAATGCGAAAACAAGGCCGTGATCTACACAGGTGATACCGAACCATCGGAACCGGTATTCAGGTTCGCAGGCGGGGCTGATGTCATGATACACGAATGTTCATTCCCTCTTGGCTTTGAGATGACAATGCACACCACACCTGACATGTTCACAGATGTACTGAGCCGTGTCACACTGGACGTAAGCAAACTGTATTTTATACACCTCTATCCCCATATGCAGGGACACGAACAGGAAGCAGTCGATCATGTAAAGCAGCACTTTGACGGAGAGGTCATAATAGCATCAGATCTGATGGAGGTCGAAGTTTAA